One genomic region from Streptomyces sp. NBC_00457 encodes:
- a CDS encoding patatin-like phospholipase family protein, whose translation MRALPRPVAVVVGAGGVLGAAHVGVGYALEQRGFIPDMIIGTSVGALNGAIAAAHPNRAAPWLDHVWTQLRRREVYPLGHLSTRASVFTDRGLRRLIARAGLPSRIEQLAVPFTAVAMDLATGAPVLLDHGDLESALLASAAIPGILPPVVREGRTLVDGGVVAYVPVLAAHQAGAASVVVLSTGPESSPLRPANPRRRAGAIAARAGLLLLRHQIERDLEEVSKHIPTVVLPTGIEAWPAPWDFGHSQRLISTASHTAGRFLDGLHISGPGLYRVNDPAVTSAGPGEASTSYLSEADL comes from the coding sequence TTGCGCGCTCTTCCCCGTCCTGTGGCCGTGGTGGTGGGCGCCGGTGGTGTGCTCGGAGCGGCGCATGTCGGTGTCGGATACGCGCTGGAGCAGCGCGGATTCATCCCGGACATGATCATCGGAACCTCGGTGGGTGCACTCAACGGGGCCATCGCGGCCGCCCACCCCAACAGGGCCGCGCCATGGCTGGACCACGTGTGGACCCAGTTGCGCCGCCGTGAGGTGTATCCACTCGGCCACCTGTCCACACGGGCCAGCGTCTTCACCGACCGCGGCCTGCGGCGACTGATCGCCCGGGCCGGGCTGCCGTCGCGGATCGAGCAGTTGGCGGTCCCGTTCACCGCGGTGGCCATGGACCTCGCCACCGGCGCCCCAGTGCTGCTCGACCACGGAGACCTCGAATCCGCGCTGCTGGCCAGCGCGGCCATTCCCGGGATCCTGCCCCCGGTGGTGCGTGAGGGCCGGACCCTCGTCGACGGGGGAGTGGTCGCCTATGTACCGGTACTGGCGGCCCACCAGGCGGGAGCTGCCAGCGTGGTGGTGCTGTCGACCGGGCCGGAGAGCTCGCCGTTGCGCCCCGCCAATCCACGACGGCGTGCCGGTGCGATCGCCGCCAGGGCTGGGCTCCTGCTGTTGCGTCATCAGATCGAGCGCGACCTGGAAGAGGTGTCCAAGCACATCCCGACCGTCGTGCTCCCCACCGGCATTGAGGCCTGGCCTGCCCCGTGGGACTTCGGCCACTCCCAGCGGCTGATCAGCACCGCGTCCCACACCGCGGGGCGCTTCCTCGACGGGCTGCACATCAGCGGGCCGGGGCTGTATCGGGTCAACGACCCTGCGGTGACGTCCGCCGGTCCGGGCGAGGCATCGACTTCTTACCTATCGGAGGCCGACCTGTGA
- a CDS encoding TetR/AcrR family transcriptional regulator, translating into MPRPHRPRGGHADTGVRARTSAQLAGLVMLRYVLAVEPLATLDFEELMEWLVPAVEVHVDQLPQE; encoded by the coding sequence ATGCCTCGGCCGCATCGCCCCCGAGGAGGCCACGCGGACACCGGGGTTCGCGCCCGTACGTCCGCACAACTGGCCGGCCTCGTCATGCTGCGCTACGTCCTCGCGGTGGAGCCGCTGGCCACACTCGACTTCGAGGAACTGATGGAGTGGCTCGTCCCCGCCGTCGAGGTCCACGTCGACCAGTTGCCCCAGGAGTAG
- a CDS encoding DUF6232 family protein, whose protein sequence is MISIRVSRRVLWVDSEAYPLHNIARVTTKTLKPSFVKILKLVGRWVLVVYVVLMGFALYATQGQSTLVELIMPAVLLFLATLLVSGLIRLFMSVTRKSLHQLNIETAGAPYAVLASPNEELVTQISQSIMEAIDNPQAEFQFQVENFHVGDSIKQFGNNNTGKVSR, encoded by the coding sequence ATGATCAGTATCCGCGTCAGTCGACGGGTGCTCTGGGTCGATTCCGAGGCCTACCCCCTGCACAACATCGCCCGCGTGACGACAAAGACACTGAAACCGAGCTTCGTCAAGATCCTGAAGCTCGTCGGGCGCTGGGTTCTCGTGGTGTACGTCGTGCTCATGGGCTTCGCCCTGTACGCGACCCAAGGCCAATCCACCCTGGTCGAACTCATCATGCCGGCGGTCCTGCTATTCCTGGCCACGCTCCTTGTCTCCGGCCTCATCCGCCTGTTCATGTCAGTCACCCGAAAGTCGCTGCATCAACTCAACATCGAGACCGCGGGAGCACCGTACGCCGTACTCGCGAGCCCCAACGAAGAACTGGTGACCCAGATCTCCCAATCGATCATGGAAGCGATCGACAACCCGCAGGCAGAGTTTCAATTCCAGGTCGAGAACTTCCATGTCGGCGACAGCATCAAGCAGTTCGGAAACAACAACACGGGCAAGGTAAGTCGATGA
- a CDS encoding alpha/beta hydrolase gives MTKPLLETAAQALADATASPPFLYEFGPEGARKVLDELQAVPVEKPDIEEKWITVPAEVGDVPVRIVKPVGSQRTLPVVLYLHGGGWVTGDAGTHDRLVRELAVGTNAAVVFVEYDRAPEAKYPVAIEQAYATARWITAKGADEGLDGSRLAVAGDSAGGNMTAALTLMAKRRGDVTFAHQSLYYPVTDAAQNTESYREFAAGPYLTAKAMAWFWDCYTTDFAQRAETTVSPLRASLKELQGLPPALVIVDESDVLRDEGEAYARRLAQADVPTTSIRINGTLHDFMMLNLLRSTPAATAAVEQAIQTLRTVLHST, from the coding sequence ATGACCAAGCCCCTTCTTGAGACTGCGGCTCAGGCACTCGCGGACGCGACGGCCAGTCCGCCGTTCCTGTACGAGTTCGGTCCGGAAGGTGCCCGGAAGGTCCTGGACGAACTGCAGGCAGTGCCGGTGGAGAAGCCGGACATTGAGGAGAAGTGGATCACGGTGCCCGCCGAGGTGGGCGATGTGCCGGTACGCATCGTCAAGCCCGTCGGCAGTCAACGCACGCTGCCGGTCGTCCTCTACCTGCACGGCGGGGGCTGGGTGACGGGCGACGCCGGCACTCATGACCGTCTGGTGCGCGAGCTGGCCGTGGGGACGAATGCCGCCGTCGTGTTCGTGGAGTACGACCGTGCGCCGGAGGCCAAGTACCCGGTGGCCATCGAACAGGCGTACGCGACAGCGCGGTGGATCACCGCCAAGGGCGCCGACGAGGGGCTGGACGGCTCCCGCCTGGCTGTGGCCGGGGACTCCGCCGGCGGCAACATGACCGCCGCGCTGACCCTCATGGCCAAGCGGCGTGGTGATGTGACCTTCGCGCACCAGTCGCTGTACTACCCCGTGACGGACGCGGCCCAGAACACCGAAAGTTACCGGGAATTCGCGGCCGGCCCCTACCTCACGGCGAAGGCCATGGCCTGGTTCTGGGACTGCTACACGACCGATTTCGCCCAGCGGGCGGAGACCACCGTATCGCCGCTGCGGGCGAGCCTGAAGGAGTTGCAGGGGCTGCCGCCCGCGCTCGTCATCGTCGACGAGAGCGATGTGCTGCGGGACGAGGGCGAGGCGTACGCCCGCAGGCTGGCCCAGGCTGACGTCCCCACCACGAGCATCCGAATCAACGGCACCCTGCACGACTTCATGATGCTCAACCTTCTCCGGAGCACACCGGCAGCAACTGCCGCAGTGGAGCAGGCCATCCAGACCCTACGCACCGTCCTGCACAGCACCTGA
- a CDS encoding macrolide family glycosyltransferase yields the protein MSTVAFLNIGMHGHINPTLPVVAELVRRGHTVTYHTSPQFREEIEATGATVRLYPEGDQPFPDELTPLTWLEALANTTVRWLPAVLTDLRLERPDLIVHDASCLWGAVAARELKVPAASSFTTFAFNRHLHSPTRGSWDLLAEARARPRSVRGYLRSRRELHRRFDTSGLPRLDLANIRQPLNLVYTSREFQPAIGDFDESYRFVGPSIGARPVDPSFPVDRLRDPVLYASLGTVFNADPELLRTFATALAPLGGTVVLSTGQTDPDALGPLPANVLARRFVPQLEVLARAALFVTHGGMNSVNEAMYAGVPLLVVPQGADQPMVARRVVELGAGLSIRTEDVARGSVRVLARRLLHDPGFRAASTMLKAAQHDAGGYQRATDELERYMHVVGSVGPSVPVDPSPRG from the coding sequence GTGAGTACCGTCGCGTTCCTCAACATCGGCATGCACGGGCACATCAACCCGACGCTGCCGGTCGTGGCCGAGCTCGTTCGGCGAGGCCACACCGTCACGTACCACACCTCGCCGCAGTTCCGTGAGGAGATCGAGGCCACCGGCGCGACGGTGCGCCTCTACCCCGAGGGCGACCAGCCGTTTCCCGATGAGCTGACGCCGCTCACCTGGCTGGAGGCGCTCGCGAACACCACCGTCCGCTGGCTGCCTGCCGTGCTCACCGACCTGCGCCTCGAACGGCCCGATCTGATCGTCCACGACGCCTCCTGTCTGTGGGGCGCGGTTGCCGCTCGCGAACTCAAGGTGCCGGCGGCCTCGTCGTTCACCACGTTCGCCTTCAACCGGCACCTCCACAGCCCCACCCGGGGCTCGTGGGACCTGCTGGCCGAGGCGAGGGCCCGGCCCCGTAGCGTCCGGGGCTATCTGCGGTCCCGTCGGGAGCTGCACCGCCGCTTCGACACCTCGGGGCTGCCACGGCTCGACCTGGCGAACATCCGCCAGCCGCTCAACCTCGTCTACACCTCGCGGGAGTTCCAGCCCGCCATCGGGGACTTCGACGAGTCGTACCGTTTCGTCGGCCCGAGCATCGGCGCCCGCCCGGTCGACCCGTCGTTCCCGGTCGATCGGCTGCGGGACCCGGTGTTGTACGCGTCGTTGGGCACGGTGTTCAACGCAGATCCGGAGCTGCTGCGCACGTTCGCCACCGCGCTCGCCCCGCTGGGCGGCACTGTGGTCTTGTCCACGGGGCAGACCGATCCCGATGCGCTGGGGCCGCTGCCTGCGAACGTGCTCGCCCGGCGCTTCGTGCCGCAACTGGAGGTGCTGGCCCGCGCGGCGCTGTTCGTCACCCATGGCGGGATGAACAGTGTCAATGAGGCCATGTATGCCGGGGTTCCGCTGTTGGTGGTCCCGCAGGGGGCTGATCAGCCGATGGTGGCCCGCCGCGTCGTCGAGCTCGGCGCCGGCCTGTCGATCCGAACCGAGGACGTGGCCAGGGGCTCCGTACGTGTCCTTGCCAGGCGCCTGCTCCACGACCCCGGGTTCCGGGCGGCCTCGACCATGCTGAAGGCCGCCCAGCACGATGCGGGGGGATACCAGCGGGCCACCGACGAACTGGAGCGGTACATGCATGTGGTCGGCTCGGTCGGTCCGTCCGTTCCTGTCGATCCGTCACCGCGAGGCTGA